A part of Arachis hypogaea cultivar Tifrunner chromosome 12, arahy.Tifrunner.gnm2.J5K5, whole genome shotgun sequence genomic DNA contains:
- the LOC112726377 gene encoding thaumatin-like protein 1 — translation MAPWPRLLILLTFFSNTFSYTFTIINNCPHTIWPGTLAGSGSPKLSTTGFQLDSGQSVRLSTVPGWSGRIWARTGCKFDVTGAGKCLTGDSGEKLECDGNGAAPPTSLFEITLDGANGQDFYDVSMVDGYNLPLVALPRGVSGGACNATGCVTDINRGKSSKVARENFKCLVKKETSLV, via the exons ATGGCACCCTGGCCTAGGTTACTTATTCTCTTAACATTTTTCTCTAACACTTTCTCTTACACATTCACCATAATCAACAACTGCCCTCATACTATATGGcctggtacacttgctggttcaggGAGCCCTAAACTATCAACGACTGGATTCCAGTTGGACTCAGGCCAAAGTGTCAGACTAAGCACGGTACCAGGATGGTCGGGACGAATATGGGCAAGGACGGGTTGCAAATTTGATGTCACAGGAGCTGGCAAATGCCTAACTGGTGACTCTGGGGAAAAACTGGAATGTGATGGAAATGGTGCAGCACCTCCTACCTCACTGTTTGAGATAACACTCGACGGAGCCAATGGACAAGATTTCTACGATGTCAGCATGGTAGATGGCTACAATTTGCCGTTAGTGGCTCTACCACGAGGTGTATCTGGTGGAGCCTGTAATGCTACAGGATGCGTGACTGATATCAACAGAGGTAAGAGTTCAAAA GTTGCCCGAGAGAACTTCAAGTGCTTGGTGAAGAAGGAAACCAGCCTGGTGTAG